A genome region from Macrobrachium rosenbergii isolate ZJJX-2024 chromosome 42, ASM4041242v1, whole genome shotgun sequence includes the following:
- the LOC136827923 gene encoding rhodopsin-like produces MGYWDDPSKMVGSNHESTNPYGNYTVVDRVPRELLSYVDDHWYQYPPMNPLWYSLVGVWMFVMGTLAVSGNFVVIWVFMNTKSLRTPSNLYVVSLAVSDFFMMACMCPPILINCYNQMWSFSGLFCQVYAAIGSICGTASIWAMVFITLDRYNVIVKGIGATPLTTKRALLNVLFIWAQTVFWCVLPFFGYCRYVPEGNMTACGTDYLTDDIWYHIYLWLYTIDCYLLPLVMIIYCYAFILKAVSTHEKQMREQAKKMGVKSLRNDPEAKKTSSECRLAKVALTTVSLWFIAWTPYCIINIAGMHYKSIVTPLFSIWGSVFAKANAVYNPIVYAISHPKYRAAMEKKLPCLACSTERDEESTTVSETTSTNEKC; encoded by the coding sequence ATGGGTTACTGGGACGATCCATCCAAAATGGTTGGAAGCAACCATGAATCTACGAATCCATACGGTAACTATACCGTAGTCGACAGGGTTCCTCGAGAGCTTTTGAGTTATGTCGATGATCACTGGTACCAGTATCCTCCCATGAACCCTCTCTGGTATAGTCTGGTTGGCGTATGGATGTTTGTAATGGGTACTCTTGCAGTCTCTGGTAACTTCGTCGTCATCTGGGTCTTCATGAACACCAAATCTCTGAGAACACCTTCAAATTTGTATGTGGTGAGTCTGGCAGTCTCTGACTTTTTCATGATGGCATGCATGTGTCCACCAATTTTGATAAACTGTTACAACCAGATGTGGTCATTCAGTGGTCTCTTCTGCCAAGTCTATGCTGCCATAGGTTCAATTTGTGGAACCGCCTCCATCTGGGCCATGGTATTCATTACTTTGGATCGTTACAACGTTATTGTGAAGGGAATTGGAGCAACACCTTTGACTACCAAACGAGCTTTGTTGAACGTTCTTTTCATCTGGGCTCAGACTGTCTTCTGGTGTGTTCTTCCATTCTTCGGATACTGCAGATATGTTCCCGAAGGTAACATGACTGCCTGTGGTACCGACTACCTCACTGATGATATTTGGTACCACATTTACCTCTGGCTCTACACTATTGATTGTTACCTCCTCCCTCTGGTCATGATCATTTACTGCTATGCATTCATCCTGAAGGCTGTTTCAACTCATGAGAAACAGATGCGTGAGCAGGCCAAGAAGATGGGAGTCAAGTCTCTGAGAAATGACCCAGAGGCCAAAAAGACATCCAGCGAATGTCGCCTTGCTAAGGTTGCTCTCACAACAGTCTCCCTTTGGTTCATTGCATGGACCCCCTATTGCATTATCAATATTGCTGGCATGCACTACAAGTCTATTGTTACTCCTCTCTTCTCCATCTGGGGTTCTGTGTTCGCCAAGGCCAATGCTGTCTACAACCCTATTGTTTATGCCATCAGCCACCCCAAGTACCGTGCTGCTATGGAGAAGAAACTACCCTGCCTTGCTTGTTCAACCGAAAGGGATGAGGAATCAACGACTGTTTCTGAGACCACTTCAACCAATGAAAAGTGCTAA